The following are encoded in a window of Oncorhynchus keta strain PuntledgeMale-10-30-2019 chromosome 10, Oket_V2, whole genome shotgun sequence genomic DNA:
- the LOC118388256 gene encoding CTTNBP2 N-terminal-like protein — MNMESLSKPELLMLFSVLEGELEARDLVIEALRAQHRDTYVEERYGKYNLSDPFLALQRDSNALGGQSSGFHQAAACFSPLAVLKLVVTHCRKMQEKMLAQLAAAESRQRKAIADLEEERRRHAEDTAEGDDVTCILEKERERLLQQLEFERGQLCRLEKEQKKVLEQLEEERVQHKQLSSALAKECKWASQRALEEGHRLAEAGRRLEKEQGEVLALRAELQEERRRALQMEARVEEQLAEFDTEREQLRSRLKKEDAQYCQLQEQVEALKRELQGERGAEEERREYPVDTSGGSPPPPPHPSQAEGGETEEPKVNGHHDCATEEQVPALPDRLGQDNWSENSSSVLGSPALLTKMISLCSTGTSSVTSSPCSSPQLATSPSYQSSYQVGINHRFHAARHKFQGHTDPEQQQQQQGGGGGGSLPHSPRDLSPTPSPSPEPVSVPVHSPAKQLARSTVTQVLSRFTVQQGAKPPPPNSSPFGTDYRNLAPSSPVIPRASGAALPLGVRSPTIPRAERGNPPPIPPKKPALAQSPASPIPGTRANHFPELSGSCGLTRCQENVKELDMVVSSTS; from the exons gCCCAGCACAGAGACACCTACGTGGAAGAGCGCTATGGGAAGTACAACCTGAGCGACCCGTTCCTGGCTCTGCAGAGGGACAGCAATGCCTTGGGAGGGCAGAGCTCTGGGTTCCACCAGGCTGCAGCATGCTTCAGCCCCCTCGCTGTACTCAAGCTGGTGGTCACCCACTGCAGGAAGATGCAGGAGAAGATGCTGGCCCAACTAGCTGCAGCTGAGAGCAGGCAGAGGAAG GCCATTGCCGatctggaggaagagaggagaaggcaTGCAGAGGACACAGCCGAGGGCGATGATGTCACTTGCATCCTGGAAAAGGAGAGGGAACGCCTCTTGCAACAG CTGGAGTTTGAGCGAGGCCAGTTGTGTCGTCTGGAGAAGGAACAGAAGAAGGTCCTGGAGCAGCTGGAGGAGGAGCGGGTGCAGCACAAGCAGCTCTCCTCTGCCCTGGCCAAGGAGTGCAAGTGGGCCAGCCAGCGGGCCCTGGAGGAGGGCCACCGCCTGGCTGAGGCAGGCCGTAGGCTGGAGAAGGAGCAGGGGGAAGTCCTTGCCCTGAGGGCTGagctgcaggaggagaggaggagggcccTGCAGATGGAGGCCAGGGTGGAGGAGCAGCTGGCTGAGTTCGATACGGAGAGGGAGCAGCTCCGCTCCCGGCTCAAGAAAGAGGATGCCCAGTACTGCCAGCTGCAGGAGCAGGTGGAGGCCCTGAAGAGAGAgctgcagggagagaggggagctgaggaggagaggagagaatatcCTGTGGACACCAGTGGAGGGTCACCACCACCCCCCCCACACCCCAGCCAGGCAGAAGGGGGCGAGACTGAGGAACCTAAAGTCAACGGGCACCATGACTGCGCCACGGAGGAGCAGGTGCCAGCCCTTCCAGACAGATTGGGCCAGGACAACTGGAGTGAGAACAGCAGCTCTGTTCTTGGGTCCCCTGCCCTCCTGACCAAAATGATATCCCTCTGCAGCACGGGGACCTCCTCTGTCACCTCCTCCCCATGCTCCTCTCCTCAGCTGGCCACCAGCCCCAGCTACCAGTCCTCCTACCAGGTAGGCATCAACCATCGCTTCCATGCTGCTCGCCACAAGTTTCAGGGCCACACTGACCcagagcagcaacagcagcagcagggtggaggagggggtggtaGCCTGCCTCACTCCCCCAGAGACCTGTCCCCAACCCCTAGCCCATCCCCTGAgcccgtctctgtccctgtccacaGCCCGGCCAAGCAGCTGGCCCGCAGCACCGTCACCCAGGTCCTGTCCCGCTTCACAGTCCAGCAGGGGGCCAAACCTCCGCCACCCAACAGTTCTCCCTTTGGCACTGACTACCGTAACCTggccccctcctccccagtaaTCCCCAGGGCCTCTGGTGCTGCTCTGCCTCTGGGGGTCCGCTCACCTACCATTCCCCGAGCAGAGAGGGGCAACCCGCCCCCCATCCCCCCTAAGAAGCCTGCCCTGGCCCAGTCTCCAGCGTCGCCCATCCCTGGTACCAGAGCCAACCACTTCCCTGAGCTGTCTGGAAGCTGTGGTCTCACCAGGTGCCAGGAGAATGTTAAAGAGCTGGATATGGTGGTGTCCTCCACCAGCTAG